The DNA sequence ccaatcaatttgactgcattgagctggatttgagcagacagtgtctctgaacatcacagaattcatttggctgcttctgtcctgtgtcacatcatggataaacactagtgtcccagtgccactggcagccatgcacgcccaagccatcacactgcctccatgttttatagaggATGTGGTTATGCTTTGATCATGGGCTGTTCTACACCTTCTCCATACTATTTTCTTGTCATCATACTgcgtagaggttgatcttggtttcatctgtccaaagaatgttattagcaaagtccaatcgtatcttttctattcttgatgcttatgagttgcttgcaccttgcagtgcatcctctgtatttattttcatgcagtcttctctttatggtagacttggatatcgacaCGCttcctcctggagagtgttgttgacttgtttggctgttgtgaaggggtttctattcaccatggaaatgattctgcaatcatccaccactgttgtcttccgtggacgtccaggtctttttgcgttgtgGAGTTCAccggtgctttctttctttctccagatgAACCAAACCGTAGAtcttgccactcctaatattgtagcaatcggatgggttttttctgtttttgcagcttaaggatggcttgtttcacctgcatggagagctcctttgaccacatgttgtctgttcacagcaaaatcttccacatacaagcaccccccctcaattcaactccagggcttttatctgctttaaggaattgcccacaccggcccatgaaatagcctttgagtcaatggtccaataactgttgagcccctgaaatgaagtgattgttttaaaaaaaaaaaaaaaaaaggctttagttcctcacattcgcaatcttttatctttttattcaacccactgaactaaagtctgcagttcaaccacatcggagttgtttcatttaaaattcattgcggTAATGTAccgaaccaaaattagaaaaaaccaaatatttatggacttaactgtatgtatttatgcaaGTGCCCATTTAGGTGATTTGCTATCCTTTACATGGCAGTTCCTATAGGAGCCATTTTTTCTGGGATGTGCTTGTTTTGGGTGGTCCAGGTGAAAGTCATCATTGGTAATGCTTCCTGCATACAACCACTAAGCAAGATGGGCAATTGATAAAGAGAAATATTCTGTTTAAGAGTACATAGAGGTTAGGAATAAAGCAGAGTAGTGATCAGCAAAATTTCAGCTGAATACATTGCAGTCAAGGGCTCCtttgttgccaatttcttacaaaaaagttctttaaatGTTCTTATATGGACAGAGAGGAGAGGGGTCAGATATgactggttgatgtggaaggcaaggggtacattaaaattatgtcattttctttgcattttgttttctatCACAGAAGACTGCATggtgaaattgtaaaaaaaaaaaaaaaactcatggagAAATTGTAGCACGTACTCAACATTTTTTGGTGCTGGCAAAAAGCAATTCCCACAAATATGTATAAAGTTCTGGTTGGTTCCTCTATTGATCATACGATACATCTATTAACCGTGCACCACAAAAAGGAAGGATGGGGacccttttcattttatataaaaaaaaaaaaaaaaatatatatatagtatatatatatatattaagatatCAAGCCTGTCTGAAAAACTCCTGAACCATCTAAGTGTTTAACAAGtccaatataaaacataaatagtaaaaataatatatataattgaagTGCATCTCAAAAAAAGCAAGAAGCTGAAagttaaagcattttaaagaataaaataaaaagttaaaaaagtaaaaaatcgaTGTATATATAGAAAGTCAATGTTCCAAGAAGAGATATACGTGTAAGCCGAAAAATTATAAGTCAGTATAAACAAGTAATCTGTTCATTGGCATCAGAGGTAGAAGCTTGCAATCTTCATCGCAAAGTTAATATGTTACGTACTCGGGAAAAAAAACGGCAGTACATGTATCGCATCTCCAGCTTGAACCGATAACATCTCTAAAACTTCTGAAGATGTATAATAGTATGCTTGATACTCTTATTTGCATATTTCACTCACTGGTTTACTTACTTCATCACTTAGGCATTAACTGGCATTAATGACACCAAACCAGGCAACACTTTTAtcttaaataatttctttttctaGTAGCACAATTTCTTTCAGCTTTTTGGATTCTAACAATGAGGTTTACAAACTATTCTAGCTTACACTGACGGTTAACGACAAAATCAATAGGCAGGTTACATTAGATAATAATCCCTTATTTAAATCTATTactctgtgttttttgttatacaaaacagattatacagatttatataaTCTGTTATACAAAtacttatatttagaaataaatcatttttagcaaAATAACTCCAAAGTTTAAAATACCATCATATATTATAAACCTGTTTATATCTAGTAGAAAAGACAAGTAACTTACTAGTGTTTGGCttttttcccattcattttcttctttaatattactggtttctttctttttctatattcatttggattttattattcattatttggattttcattcTGTATCTATTCAAAGATATTACAGTATctattatataaatacaggtataggatcccttatccggaaacccgatatccagaaagctccgaattacggaatgactgtctcacataggctccattttatccaaataatccaaattttcttaaaatgatttcctttttctctgtaataataaaacagtatattgtacttgatcccaactaagatattattaatccttattgtaagtaaaaccagcctattgggtttatttaatatttaaatgaatttctagtagacttaaggcatgaagacccaaattacggaaagatacgttatccggaaaaccccaggtcccgagcattctggataacaggtcccatacctgtacttatatttagaataaaaaaattatagcaaaataactccaaattttaaaataccatcaaatattttaaacatgtttatatcTAGTAGAAAGAAAGTGGGAGTAAAAATGTATGTCTATAAccatatagtttatttaaacaaaataaatacaataataagtcTACATACCAAATGAGACTGATTTACTAATTTAAGTGGAGAGCAGAGTGGATAATAATAATGTTAGATATTTTCACCTAAAATGTCTGATTCGTTAAGCAACAGCTAGtaaaacaatgcaaataatttgagCAAATAACTTGTGTTTTTATCACATATTCTAATCTCTACTGAGCAGGGCGGTGGCAACCCTCTGTATCCCTTAGttactatgtttttatttaattagatttgtatgtttgatgtgaTCATCCTTCAATTGTACCGAGCTGtgcaataatgtgataaaatatttatgtacgttggtaacaaaaaaaaacttcaattttcaaaagtccatcaaattactccaaattggttgtagaAGTTCCCCGATAggataaaacaccaatttggcaggttttatatggtgaatagttgaatttaaattcttaaagagacagtacatgataaattgcgatattcacattttttttttttttaaattcgaatcaaatatggactattcctagtcgaattacactaaaattaactcaaaattcgaatttaaattttcactttgacctttgataaatttgccccatactgtagGGCAGTATTGGGCAGAATTAGCGTTGACTCCTCCAGCAGAGAAGCCCCTTAGTCTAGTTCATATAGATAAAGGGAGTCCAGCATTCACCATGATTGACTACTGTGTTAGCTTTATTGTACTATACCAAATCAACCGGACAAGGGGAGGtgtgtatttgctgaaacattgTTTTCATTTGGAATGGCACAATAAAGCTAACACAGCAGTTAATCTTGGTGATGGACAGGCGAAGGCTGTTTATATGCAGCTATCTATAAGCCAACAAAATTCTGGCATCATTTACAAGATGGATGAGGATGCTAAGGCTAATTCTACACTCAGCCCAGGTGCAACCACATGAGTGGATTTTGGCTGTAAAACAGCcgagtgtggcattagcctactGTAGTAACTCAAGTAATGACTGGAGTGGTCAGGAAAGAAAAGGTTTCTTTCAGCTCAAGACCAAGAGAGTAGGCATTTCTAAAGaaaatatcctttaattaaagcacaatgtatattacattttgacaGTCAATCTGTTCTTGAAACACAACTTCAACACAGGTGTCATAGCTTTGTCTCAGTGTCTGAACCTAGTTTTCTTGCATGGTATCTTCTCAATCCTGCTATCCAGTGCTGcagaaacaaaattacatttacagaggGTTCTAGGGCTTGTAATGAAACGATCAGTAAATAACAACAAGTAGGGAAGATTCTTGAAATGAACAGCACATTGGGTAGAATGCTCTATAACAGTGGTTTCCAAATTATGGGTCTGACTCCCTGTGAGGGGGCTGTAGCAGTGGAATCGGTGCTCAGTCTGAAGGTTGTGCAATTTGGGGAGAAAGTCTATTTGTTCCATCAGAAATTGCAAAAAACTAGCTTGCAATTCAGTTAGGTTAAAAGGGTGAAAAGTTACTCTGTGAGTACCTTTAAAggtaattgttcagtataaaaataaaaactgggtaaatagataggctgtgcaaaataaaacatgttttcaatatagttagttagtcaaaaatgtaatgtataaaggctggagtgacctgatgtctaatataatagaacCCAACTTCTTGCtgtgcagctctcttgctttccactgattggttaacagtTAGTAACTGTTCTTGGAAGGGCTACCCTGGTCAAAACTACTGGGTCAAAAATACCAGGCAGGATTATCTGAGACTGACGTGATGATCGGCCAGTCACCGATCACCATGTCAGTGCCCCGCCTCCAGAAGGTCAACATTATAGGTTATAATTAGGAATAGTGAGCCAAATTGCAGAAATATCCCTTACCCAGAAACCTCCAAGTCCCAAGTGTTCCAGATAaaagattctatacctgtactttatatatgCATAAGTatgtaagtactgtatgtaagGCAATAAGTTATATAGCAGTATATGATATTAATGTTTAAACTTTAATAAGCATCTAGATTTGTTTTAAACTTATCCATGCAATTGGATGTTCAGATCATTATACACATAACTAGAAACTAATGTATAAATCAAAGCTGTAAAGATTACTCCTCTTTTATTGTTTTCAAGCAGATGGTGAAAATTTCACTCTAAgcaattattttatatgtttgtttttttttaatgaactgaactcatgtaaatatggtaaaaatttTATACACAAATCTGCATGGCATAAGCAGAGCTTTTAAACTTCTAAATTAAATGATTTTCATCAAAGTTACATTGGGCAGCTTGACATTTACACTATAACAAAGAAGCAGTATTCCatagtttgaaataaaaaaaaacagactgtagCAATTCATCAAGGTATGTCATTGAATCACTAACCAATAATTGTCTTTCTGCCCTTTGACCTGCAATAACCTGCCAAGATATGTCAATAGTAAGTTACACTAATATAGCTGGTGAAGTAAATAAATAAGAGATATTTGTCAAATTATATTGGTTATATTGGTGCAAAGATTGCATCTTATGTGTTGAATCTGTATAAGtgaaaaatccatgaaaataCTTTAAACGAATagtctcctgataaaattgaccctatgtgtgtaaatgtgatagggtaGCTGGACTATGACAAATGACAAACAAAGGAGGATGCTGATAGCTGGAGTTCGACAACAGCTTGAGGTATTTTAGTTTTAAGTGGGATGCTGGagctgctggagggctgcaagTTGACTCtaccttgctttttttttatcataacagATAGGGGCCCAGCTCTAATTTTTCCCAGGGGCTAGTTACTAAGTACAATTTGACATAAAACACCTGTGACATAAAATTTTTATGAGTTTATTTCACTGTTTAATGAACCTTGTGCCCTTTAACCAGTTACACTGACTCCTGGGAGGACCAATAGCCACTAGTCATTCCATCCAAAGAGCCAGAGAACCCTATGCTCTCACTAGGGGTGAACCTTGGGACACTCTTTTACCAGCCTGGACAATGGGAGGAAATATTTACAGGTATAGAGAGGCTGGTTTTATTTTATAACGATTGGCAAACCAAGCCGTCACTCACTTTACTGCAGCACCAGGATTGGCCCATTCCATTTCATTACACACACATTCAGCCAATAGGGTTACTGCTAGCATTCAGCCAATAGGGTAACTGCTAGCATTCAGCCAATAGGGTAACTGCGAGCATTCAGCCAATAGGGTAACTGCTAGCATTCAGCCAATAGGGTAACTACTAGCATTCAGCCATTGTCTCCTTGTCCTGGGGTGGGAGCAGGGTATGAGGGTGGAGCAGCACAGGAGGCTGTGGCTGGAAAGAACAATTCTATTTTCAAACAATCTGATATATTTGGGCTCAGCTATAGCATTGACCCCCAGTCCTTATTTAGTCATATTACTACTTCTCATCACATTAGCTTtagtgaactgcaactcccaccatCTCGTCCGtggatactagggatgcaccgaatccactattttggattcggccgaacccccgaatccttcacaaaagattcggccgaataccgaaccaaatccgaacctaTCACGCAACTTCTGTGTGGTTTCCCCCACATAGATCAAaccacagtatgcaaattaggggtgggaaggggaaaacatttttacctccaaaaattcacaaaaggtTGTCGTGTATATGTTGGAGTGTCCCTGTGGTTTGATCTATGTGGGGGAAACCACACAGAAGGTGCGTTCtcccaacatagatcaaccaTCAATACCAGAAATAAAACTTTGCCAGTGTCTAGACACTGCTTAGAAGTGGGACATTCGGCTGAACACCTTAGGTATCGTATTATCCAACATATTCCACCGTTAAAAAGAGGAGGTGAGGAGGTGATCAAGTTCTGGCCCTTAAAAAAGCTGAGGTCCAGTGGATACACAGATTAAATTCACTATTTCCGAAAGGACTAAATAGGGACTTTGATTTACATAATTTCTTATAGAAAGGACACGCCAGGTATATTTGAacatgtaaatatgtatgtatgtatgtatgtaagcaGCCTagatcttttatttttactttactttatttttcagatCTCTTATCGGTAGTATTACAATTGGTTCTTTCCTAGCAGGTTTGCTGAACGCGGACATCGTCTGCTAAACACGAAGGATTATGAACGAGGTTGAGAAAGGGTGCGAGATGCCCTCAAAACGTGGCAACGATTCATAACTCTGTACAGATAAGTTATGAGACGAACTTTATTACTCACTGCTATTGTGGAACTGCACAGAACTTTATACAGAATGTTATACAGACATGCTATGAAAATTTGCATATATGCACTGAAtgtgccattgtttttttgtatctgaaataaatgctacattttatGGAGTGCGACCCAGTTGGAGATTTGTATATTGGGATTGACTCCCCACAGATACGGTTAACGCACCAGACACCCAAAGCTACTTGAATAGTGCATGATATATGTTGGACTGTTATATGTCTCATTTAAGACCGCAAGTGTGCAAagtttacccataatgcagtgtatTTTCCCGCAAACATAAATGTGTAATTTGTGTTAAAATGACATCAGCACAGGATTCTTTAGGTTCAAGTCTATCTAGACTGATGCCGGCCACAttggaaaccctggaattaccaccacctTAAGGTGGCACAAATTTCTCATATGACAAATACCCTAAAATTAAAGACACTGTCCTTAGAGGAGGGTAAGATGGTAAAAAAGAATATGCAAAGGCAGATTCACATTCATCAGGCATTTTGTACCTTCTTGGCAATAAACCAATGGTTCTATAATAAAAGTGTCAATTTCATTACTTTTTAATGagtattatactttatttactcAGCACTGACATATTTACAGTGCTTAACCAAAGAGTTTTCATTACTTACATCAGCATAGTTGTAAGTATACTTTTCAAGTGTGCACTTATACAtgcaactttactttgccttcactattgtttttccattatttcatttttttcaaaaataggcGTTgctttgggcagtctctctctcttaaaagccacaagctAGTGGCGGGGGATGATCCGATGGCTCACACAGAAGGCCAACTTAGATTTCGTAAGATAGAAAAGGGTGTAAACAACAGTAATGTGGAGTAACCATTATTGGTTTCACAGGGAATGCTGGAAGCACTGCTTCTTTTCCCAGTTGATCGTTAGCTCTTTGGGGCAACGATAAACCTGACATCTGGATGAATATATGGAACTTTTGTGCTGTATACCGTCGGAGCGCAATGTGACTCCATAGCTAGTACCGTGCTTCTGGGTCCCTCCTGTTCAGTAATGACAGCACTGTAAATGGGAGAAGTGGCCGACAGCTGGCAATCTAAACAAAATATCTGTTCAAGGTGTGCTGATCTGGGGCAGTTACATGCCAGCATACAGCAGGGGTCAATTACTTATTGGTGGGGGCTCTTTGGAGGCTGTTCCTGCAACAATCGTTTCACAGCTCTGTCATGACAGCCCCTCAGCTCATTGCCCAGTGATCTCATTAGCCTGTCTGCCACgatttctcaataataataagtGGAGCCAGGAAAGAGACAACCTAACCGGGCTTGacgccttaaggtggccatagacgcacagataatatggtatgaaacaaattttagtGCAATATTTagtatgtatggtgggagacgagccaactGATAGCAAAAGACTTGCatatcggtcagctcgtcaaTAGGGCCGGCCGGAAAATTTCTCAAATACAAtggacacatatttataaaagtttattaaagtttattaaatactgattatataaaatatatgtttaatatattttacaaaatatattaaaaaaagtatattatacaaaacatttttttaaaaagggggagGGGCCGCCATCACTGTAGTATTATTCTTCACAGAAGTAATTTTCAATTAAATCATCTGGTAAGCAAACAAAGCAGCATTTCTTTATCTCCTTCCAGCAGTCGAGGCAGTAGGCTGTGTCACAGTTTGATGTCTTGCAAATATAGGAAGTCTTGGTTTCTTTGGCATTACAAACCAAACAGCGTCGCTTTATAATGACTCTCAGCCATTTCATTTGTCGGAATAGCATACCAGGTATAGACATCATCTGTGGACAACACAATATAGTCAATACCAAGCCAAGGGGCGTGAGAATCTATTTACAGCAATGGCAGCTgaagtaagggtggtggcagacatggctactgggggagattagttgtccagaaacaaattgcctcttctttggactaatctcccctaaatgccttcccgccggctagaatgtaaatcgccggcaggatggctttgttttccaaagtcgcccgaagtttccttgtgaggcaacgtcgggcgacttcggaaaacaaattgttcAGAGtgacatcccgctggcgatttatattctagctggcaggaaggtatTTAGGGGAGATtcatcgcccgaagaagaagcgattggtcactgggcaactaatttcccccaatagccatgtctgccaccaccctaatgcaTTAGAAGAGTAAGCGAATGTATTTTGTGCACATAGTGCAGCTAATGTAGGAAAATGAAAGCTAAGGCAAGGTGCTAGTGTGTTGGGTGCCAACTAATGTGCTGTAGGGTGATGAGCTGTAAAAGACAGAAGCTCAGGTTAATACTTACAAAGTTTCTGTGGCGGTTGGCAGTGATCATTAAGTTCTTcctctttatatttaaatacaggtcCCTGTACCTCAGTAGCTCATTATAGAGATGGAGAATTCGCCTTTTCTCCGTCTAAAGGAAAGAAAGCAGCAGGTGGAGGTGTTACACAGTTATTTACACTAAGAAATACATCAGTTCATTagtaggacaaaaaaagtggaaTTTTGTAGTGCCCTTTCTGCCATGAGCCAAGGTGAGAAAATAGACACATGGGCCACTTTACCAGAAGCtaaaaaaagccccccccccctcctgtttAATAGATTGTAAAATATTCCTAAATAAAAACTCTCTCAGCTCATAATATCTTGCCTTAGGGTAAAAGTAAGCAGCCAGGACTCTGCACAGTCGGCTCATGTATATCTGGACAAAAGGAAGGATCAGCGTGATGGTCAGTAGTAAACAAGTGCCGATATATTGCTGGGACGTCAGATGAATCGGTTGCGCCAGACAAACTGTGGAGAATCAGAAAGAAACTGGAGTATTAGTAATGCTGCCAGTATGAATGATATGTCTTGTTgggaaatgaatagaaaatgaagcCCCGAAAGATACTTATAATTCCTTTCATTCATATTGTAACTAAGCAGTTTAACTGTTAAGCAAGACAACCAAAACAATTTCACCTTAATGGTTCTACAGATTGTTTGGCCATACAATTCATATCAGCTACCTGTGTgattttcccatttaaatgaaaGTGCTTGCTACATGTAAGTTCTATTGATATCTACAAAACTTTAAACACATGGAGTACAGCACATTGGAAATGTCAGTGAAGCTTTGCACATACCAGTATTATTGGTCACATGAAGCGCATTAGAGGACGTATTGATATTTCCAATTGTGTTCCGGAGAAATCTTGCCAGGAATCCGGTGCCACCAACAATCACTTCTAGATTGTGTTTAACTGCAGGGTAAAACGAGAGGTGGATTAAGCAATATGGAACAGAGAGAAGTATGAACTATTAACAGATTGCTGTTAGAAACATACAGTAGTACATTCAAGACATACTTACAGCCAAAGTTGTAGCTAATATTGGAATGCTTGATAGTAATGTCCATGATATTTTGGACACCCAAATCCAGTCCAAGTAAAAGCAGGCAAATAACAATCAGCGGAATGCACCCTATCATAGCGCTTGTCTGGAAGAGAAAAGTTTGTTATTGTATTTATGAAAGAAGCAGGGAACATACCGTAATCTGCTAGAGAGTATTTGATAAGTACTTACCAATGCTTTCACCTCTGGTCCATGGAGGGCAAAGTTTATTGGGTAAATTAAATCTGCACGTTCCCCTTTTTTCAGCGGTAGCAGGTGCCTCTTTCCCTGtaggataaataaaaacaagagtGATTTCCTGGTctctcatttacatttttaaatatcctTAGCTTGAAAAACAAACACTTCTGAACAAAATGAGCCAACAACAAACTTACTCTTACTCAAAAACTGAAATCTACTCTCCTAGGGCTCCTCATGCAGTATTTAATGTACAGAAGAAGAGCACATTAGGATTCTCACTCATCTTAATTCTTATATACTTCCTAAACTTTTATAATAACTTGTATACACTTCAAAATGTAATTAAGAAATGAGTGCATTTATAgagcacaaataaatatatacatacataacaaaAGACAGTATGTTTGCTGCCAAACTAACCTGCTTCCTCCTACGAGCGTCGATTTGTTTGAAGTACGTTGTTATGTACACATTGTCGTGGCGAAGGTTTGAATTGTAATTCTCAACATAGCCAAAAGCTCTGCAAAGACAAAGGGACCAGAGTGAACCCCACACAAAAACCTCACACAAAGTAAACCATCGATATTTGGCTTCTGCAGTATTAATTGGTAAACTAAAACGAATGTACTTACGAACTGATGTATTGGAGGAAGAGTAGagacaaaactatttttatagcCTTCATAGCTTTCTGTGAAACTGATTCGCTCTCTTCAACGGTTTCGGACACATTTTGTTTGACTTTCTTCAGTGTCGTATCAAATATGGTTTTGTTTCTGACCTGTGTTCaggcaaagagagaaaaaagtataTGAAAATACTAGCCAAGGGGATCACAAGGAACATCAGATaaacttcatagcaaataaaggaaatattttaaaagcacCGATTGATTGGCACCCAAATAACAAACAGGATCCTATCAGCAATGGAGAGAGTCTCCGATGAGGCATATTTTGCGAAACTTACCGTAATTTGAACATCTATAGTGACATTTTGCTTGAATGTGTCAATGGCCCCACTGATATTATCATAGAGTTCTCCAAACAAAGGGTCGAT is a window from the Xenopus laevis strain J_2021 chromosome 6L, Xenopus_laevis_v10.1, whole genome shotgun sequence genome containing:
- the LOC121394547 gene encoding E3 ubiquitin-protein ligase DCST1-like isoform X2, yielding MGKKPNTTLERILAKMLPTLLFRFFFSNSNEYYQVKYFLGAIVGLCIGSALYFLLVYPLTTLNDQIKVCIFIVNNAIFSFGWAMSTNFRCSTLMILLLILCESTGALTTTVAIKAITDGPVPNMMKNIELLVMSFECTGEMTLNHTKMMYTSMMEPIKRIFGQLTKRSSNLTKDTKEITDDFREVEEEVESTEGYDNVREKELIREEIERNKTLLMNTQKKFSMKTFLRCEHLFEMGIGKCHEWFDQKYDECMETIWLPVLNHALCWPMKLKFVCGALNWFLPLCKKHIRIDPLFGELYDNISGAIDTFKQNVTIDVQITVRNKTIFDTTLKKVKQNVSETVEESESVSQKAMKAIKIVLSLLFLQYISSAFGYVENYNSNLRHDNVYITTYFKQIDARRRKQGKRHLLPLKKGERADLIYPINFALHGPEVKALTSAMIGCIPLIVICLLLLGLDLGVQNIMDITIKHSNISYNFGFKHNLEVIVGGTGFLARFLRNTIGNINTSSNALHVTNNTVCLAQPIHLTSQQYIGTCLLLTITLILPFVQIYMSRLCRVLAAYFYPKTEKRRILHLYNELLRYRDLYLNIKRKNLMITANRHRNFMMSIPGMLFRQMKWLRVIIKRRCLVCNAKETKTSYICKTSNCDTAYCLDCWKEIKKCCFVCLPDDLIENYFCEE
- the LOC121394547 gene encoding E3 ubiquitin-protein ligase DCST1-like isoform X1, with the protein product MGLTNRLQQAMIIVLNELISVLSALERILAKMLPTLLFRFFFSNSNEYYQVKYFLGAIVGLCIGSALYFLLVYPLTTLNDQIKVCIFIVNNAIFSFGWAMSTNFRCSTLMILLLILCESTGALTTTVAIKAITDGPVPNMMKNIELLVMSFECTGEMTLNHTKMMYTSMMEPIKRIFGQLTKRSSNLTKDTKEITDDFREVEEEVESTEGYDNVREKELIREEIERNKTLLMNTQKKFSMKTFLRCEHLFEMGIGKCHEWFDQKYDECMETIWLPVLNHALCWPMKLKFVCGALNWFLPLCKKHIRIDPLFGELYDNISGAIDTFKQNVTIDVQITVRNKTIFDTTLKKVKQNVSETVEESESVSQKAMKAIKIVLSLLFLQYISSAFGYVENYNSNLRHDNVYITTYFKQIDARRRKQGKRHLLPLKKGERADLIYPINFALHGPEVKALTSAMIGCIPLIVICLLLLGLDLGVQNIMDITIKHSNISYNFGFKHNLEVIVGGTGFLARFLRNTIGNINTSSNALHVTNNTVCLAQPIHLTSQQYIGTCLLLTITLILPFVQIYMSRLCRVLAAYFYPKTEKRRILHLYNELLRYRDLYLNIKRKNLMITANRHRNFMMSIPGMLFRQMKWLRVIIKRRCLVCNAKETKTSYICKTSNCDTAYCLDCWKEIKKCCFVCLPDDLIENYFCEE